Proteins from a single region of Desulfobacter postgatei 2ac9:
- a CDS encoding L,D-transpeptidase family protein produces MRRSNQTNQKLCKTTQIKILAKAWILFVVVTVAGLSSPPASYAEIGIDVLTGAIKQYFESHPLSLPASFKHQSSSNHQGLWLADIYHLTGLRPLWVTPEGPGKKAAIIFLYLSKSNTEGLDPNDYGVTRISDLWRARQPQLLAELDILLTFNLIQYIHDVSCGRLSDVNKAFDPVAPIEQTLSVPDLAGYLAGLPPSHRHYTELKTALKIYRAIEKDGEWPRIPAGKTIRPGDLDDRVPAIIHRLARSCDLDSKVSDLTYYDRSLIPFILQFQTMYGLEPDGLIGQKMLAAMNIPLSRLIQQIIVNMERWRLRQHDLGKKYILVNIPNFNLSAFDKEDISLQMPVIVGRLKHQTPVFSDHILYIDLNPYWNIPKSIAVNEELIKLKKNPYHLVNKHIRLFSTGDNAGELDSTAIDWAGVSRARMAQYRLRQDPGPWNSLGKIKFVLSNPDAVYMHDTPGKGLFSRSRRDFSHGCIRVSNPSGLAAFVLKDLPEKWSLEKIDDILKSGNRRVITLPIPLPVHITYQTVWVDKKGNIYFNRDVYGRDEVLMKALFNK; encoded by the coding sequence TTGAGACGGTCTAATCAAACCAATCAAAAATTATGCAAAACAACACAAATCAAGATACTTGCCAAGGCTTGGATTTTGTTTGTTGTGGTTACCGTGGCAGGCCTGTCCTCCCCGCCGGCCAGTTATGCTGAAATCGGAATCGACGTATTGACAGGGGCCATCAAGCAATATTTTGAATCTCATCCCCTAAGCCTGCCCGCCTCCTTCAAACATCAATCCTCTTCAAACCATCAAGGACTTTGGTTGGCTGACATTTACCACCTGACAGGTTTGCGCCCCCTCTGGGTAACCCCCGAAGGTCCAGGTAAGAAAGCGGCAATTATTTTTCTTTATCTGAGCAAATCCAATACCGAGGGCCTTGACCCGAATGACTATGGGGTTACAAGGATTTCCGATCTCTGGAGGGCACGTCAGCCCCAGCTCCTTGCCGAGCTTGATATCCTTTTGACCTTCAACCTTATCCAATATATTCATGATGTCAGTTGTGGTCGACTTTCTGATGTTAACAAAGCGTTTGACCCTGTTGCTCCCATAGAACAGACGCTCAGCGTTCCGGACCTTGCCGGTTACCTCGCAGGGCTTCCCCCTTCACACCGGCATTATACCGAGTTGAAAACGGCATTAAAGATATACCGTGCCATTGAAAAAGATGGGGAATGGCCACGAATACCAGCCGGAAAAACCATCAGGCCGGGGGATCTGGATGACCGTGTTCCCGCCATCATCCATCGTCTTGCCAGGAGTTGCGATCTGGACTCCAAAGTTTCTGATCTAACTTATTATGACAGATCGCTCATTCCTTTCATCCTACAGTTTCAGACTATGTATGGACTGGAACCGGATGGCCTTATCGGTCAAAAAATGTTGGCTGCCATGAACATTCCTCTGTCCAGATTGATTCAACAGATCATTGTAAACATGGAACGTTGGCGTTTGAGACAACACGATCTTGGAAAAAAATATATCCTGGTAAACATACCAAATTTTAATCTGTCCGCATTTGACAAGGAAGATATATCCCTTCAGATGCCTGTAATCGTAGGCAGATTAAAACATCAGACTCCAGTCTTCAGTGATCACATCCTTTATATTGATCTGAACCCTTACTGGAATATCCCCAAAAGCATTGCTGTGAATGAAGAACTTATAAAGCTGAAGAAAAACCCTTATCATCTTGTAAATAAGCATATCCGGCTTTTTTCCACTGGGGACAATGCCGGAGAACTGGATTCTACCGCTATTGACTGGGCCGGTGTCAGTCGGGCCCGGATGGCACAATATCGGCTTCGTCAGGACCCCGGTCCATGGAATAGCCTTGGAAAAATAAAATTTGTTCTCTCCAACCCCGACGCCGTGTACATGCACGACACACCGGGAAAAGGCCTTTTTTCCCGTTCCAGAAGAGATTTCAGTCATGGCTGTATCCGGGTCAGCAACCCATCGGGTTTGGCAGCCTTTGTACTTAAGGATTTGCCGGAAAAATGGTCTCTTGAAAAAATAGACGATATCCTAAAAAGTGGAAATCGCCGAGTCATAACTCTCCCCATACCCTTGCCCGTCCATATCACTTATCAAACCGTATGGGTTGACAAAAAGGGCAATATATATTTCAATAGGGACGTTTATGGTCGGGACGAAGTGCTTATGAAAGCTTTGTTCAACAAATAA
- a CDS encoding transglycosylase domain-containing protein has translation MIFTFLLILAVTFGVIYELRTSALQAHYLSRLAAKMGVRVLPGKSPSIQFPKAGPYDMRLGYVELPTFLGNLETAGYDIEAQARFSPFLLEYTRAGFYPAYREKSQAGLRIEDRLGRLIYATAHPERIFSDCTQIPDIIIKILLYIENRDLLDSRYPLKNPAVEWKRLAAAALELGIKAVDSSRNVPGGSTLATQIEKYRHSPRGLTLSVKDKYQQMISASMRAYLDGQETLKARYGIICDFINSMPLGAISGYGEVMGLGDGLYAWYGADFTETVRLLAERSSNLTGSEVKARAVALKEVVSLFVAQRRPSYFLSKDHTALEAKTDSYLRLLAQAGIIRPGERDAAIVAPLIVQERVVSPGTQSFLSRKALNAIRIQLLNLLDVDRLYRLDRFDLSVTSTVDQSVQQETTTLLKSFSDPLMARKNGLYGYHLLGNGDPANIVYSLTLYERSEGANLMRLQTDTLDQPLNINSGTKLELGSSAKFRTLANYLQIIAALHEQYHSLSRAELAAVELDAADNLSRWVISYLSSAGNRDLSTMLAAAMQRRYLASPKEQFFTGGGVHTFSNFDKRDDTRIFSVQDAFNHSINMVFIRLMRDITQYYKYQIPGVRQLLADAKDPRRHDYLSKFADQEGRIFLQRFYRKYRGKSFDEAFDILTEGMRKNPKNLVAVFRYIKPDAGLNELKMFLAGHLKSAQVADNILSELFERLGPDAYSLVDLGYITRVHPLELWMLAYLNRHPDATQGEVIQNSTAERQEVYTWLFKTSRKNKQNVRIRSLLEVEAFSEIFSEWKRLKYPFNSLVPSYATAIGSSADRPDSLAELVGIILNKGRWYPTLQIQKLCFGAKTPYETRVVYQKSKGEQVMHPEVAEALRQALLGVAENGTAQRIRSAFLLSDGTYLAVGGKTGTGDNRHNIYSLGGHLISSKAINRTAVFVFFIGDRFYGVVTAYVAGQDSDDYNFTSGLAVQVLKAAAPKLMPLLTPGG, from the coding sequence ATGATTTTCACATTCCTGCTGATTCTGGCAGTAACTTTTGGCGTGATTTATGAGCTTCGCACCTCTGCACTTCAAGCTCATTATCTCAGTAGGTTGGCTGCAAAGATGGGCGTGCGGGTTCTTCCCGGAAAAAGTCCGTCCATTCAGTTCCCCAAGGCTGGTCCCTATGATATGCGGCTTGGGTATGTAGAATTGCCGACGTTTCTTGGAAATCTTGAAACAGCCGGTTATGATATCGAAGCCCAGGCCCGTTTTTCTCCATTTTTGCTTGAATACACCCGGGCTGGATTTTATCCCGCGTACCGGGAAAAATCCCAGGCCGGTCTGCGTATCGAAGACCGATTGGGGCGTCTTATCTATGCCACTGCCCATCCAGAACGCATTTTTTCAGATTGCACCCAGATCCCGGATATCATCATAAAGATCTTGCTCTATATCGAAAATCGGGATCTTCTGGATTCACGCTATCCTCTTAAAAATCCCGCCGTGGAATGGAAACGTCTCGCCGCCGCCGCGTTGGAGCTGGGGATCAAAGCGGTGGACAGCAGTCGAAATGTTCCGGGGGGAAGCACCCTGGCGACCCAGATCGAAAAATACCGCCATTCGCCCCGAGGCCTGACCCTCTCTGTAAAGGACAAATATCAACAGATGATATCCGCCAGCATGCGTGCCTATCTGGACGGACAGGAAACCCTTAAGGCCCGATACGGTATTATATGTGATTTTATCAACTCCATGCCCCTGGGCGCAATTAGCGGGTACGGGGAAGTCATGGGACTTGGCGACGGTTTGTATGCATGGTACGGCGCCGACTTTACCGAAACAGTTCGCCTGTTGGCAGAGCGATCCTCAAATTTAACCGGTTCAGAAGTAAAAGCCAGGGCCGTGGCGCTGAAGGAGGTCGTCAGCCTTTTTGTGGCCCAACGCCGTCCATCGTATTTCCTGTCGAAAGACCATACTGCCCTGGAAGCCAAAACCGACAGTTACCTTCGCCTGCTGGCCCAGGCCGGTATTATCAGGCCAGGGGAGCGGGATGCGGCGATAGTGGCACCTCTCATTGTTCAGGAGCGGGTGGTATCCCCAGGGACCCAATCATTTCTCTCTCGAAAGGCACTCAATGCGATCAGAATCCAGTTGCTGAACCTGCTGGATGTTGACCGGCTCTATCGGCTGGACCGTTTCGATCTCTCCGTTACCAGCACGGTGGACCAGTCCGTACAGCAGGAAACGACCACCTTGCTCAAAAGCTTCAGTGACCCCTTAATGGCCCGGAAGAACGGTCTTTACGGGTATCATCTCCTCGGAAATGGCGATCCGGCCAATATTGTCTACAGCCTCACTTTGTACGAGCGGTCAGAAGGCGCCAATTTAATGCGCCTCCAGACCGACACGCTTGATCAGCCGCTCAATATCAATTCAGGCACCAAGCTGGAACTGGGCTCATCGGCCAAATTCCGGACTTTGGCAAACTATCTTCAGATCATTGCTGCCCTTCATGAACAATACCATTCGCTCTCCCGGGCAGAATTGGCCGCAGTGGAGCTGGACGCAGCAGACAACCTGAGCCGCTGGGTGATATCCTACCTGAGCAGCGCAGGAAACAGGGACCTTTCCACCATGCTGGCCGCCGCCATGCAGCGCCGCTATTTGGCAAGTCCCAAAGAGCAGTTTTTCACAGGCGGCGGGGTTCACACCTTTTCCAACTTTGACAAGCGGGATGATACCCGAATCTTTTCCGTGCAGGATGCCTTCAATCACTCCATCAACATGGTATTTATTCGATTAATGCGAGACATTACCCAGTACTACAAATATCAAATCCCCGGTGTTCGGCAGCTTCTGGCGGATGCCAAAGACCCCCGGCGGCATGACTATCTATCCAAATTTGCGGATCAGGAGGGGCGCATTTTTCTTCAGCGGTTTTACCGAAAATACAGAGGAAAATCCTTTGACGAGGCCTTTGACATCCTGACGGAGGGAATGCGTAAAAACCCGAAAAATCTGGTTGCCGTTTTTCGATATATCAAACCGGATGCCGGACTGAACGAGTTGAAGATGTTCCTTGCCGGCCATTTGAAAAGCGCCCAGGTTGCCGACAACATCCTGTCAGAACTTTTTGAAAGGTTGGGCCCCGATGCCTATTCGCTTGTGGATCTTGGCTACATTACCCGGGTTCACCCTCTGGAGCTGTGGATGCTGGCCTATCTGAACCGGCACCCGGATGCCACGCAAGGCGAAGTGATTCAAAACAGCACGGCGGAACGTCAGGAGGTTTATACATGGCTGTTTAAGACCTCCAGAAAGAACAAACAGAATGTGCGCATCCGATCCCTTCTCGAAGTGGAAGCGTTCAGTGAAATTTTTTCGGAATGGAAGCGTCTGAAATATCCGTTTAACAGCCTGGTGCCATCCTATGCCACCGCTATCGGCAGTTCTGCAGATCGACCCGACTCCCTGGCGGAACTTGTGGGCATTATTTTGAACAAGGGCAGGTGGTATCCCACTCTTCAGATTCAGAAACTTTGTTTTGGCGCAAAAACGCCCTATGAAACCAGGGTGGTATACCAAAAAAGCAAGGGAGAGCAGGTGATGCACCCGGAAGTTGCCGAGGCGCTGCGCCAGGCGCTTTTAGGGGTGGCAGAAAACGGTACGGCCCAGCGGATTCGCAGCGCATTTTTGCTTTCCGACGGCACCTATTTGGCCGTAGGCGGTAAAACAGGCACTGGCGACAACCGCCACAATATCTACAGTTTGGGCGGACATCTCATTTCATCCAAGGCAATAAACCGCACCGCCGTGTTTGTCTTTTTCATCGGTGATCGGTTTTACGGCGTCGTCACCGCCTATGTGGCCGGCCAGGATTCCGACGACTATAACTTCACAAGTGGGCTTGCGGTACAGGTCCTAAAGGCCGCAGCACCCAAGTTGATGCCCCTGTTGACACCCGGCGGGTAG
- a CDS encoding YcbK family protein: protein MSKMNRRQFLLTSALTSMGWFTIPPFNSWGMVSEKQKHPLSFFHTHTGESLEIPLSKGRLLPSVQRELNMFLRDFRTGDIHPIDPGLMNILSSIQRVARSRGTIEVISGYRSKKTNQDLGRKNHGVAKKSLHMKGQAIDIRITDVPTRKIRDIATAIGFGGVGYYPKSDFVHLDTGNFRTW, encoded by the coding sequence ATGTCTAAAATGAATCGACGTCAATTCCTTTTAACCTCGGCGCTGACAAGCATGGGATGGTTCACCATCCCTCCATTCAACAGCTGGGGAATGGTATCGGAAAAACAAAAACACCCGCTCTCCTTTTTTCATACACATACGGGAGAATCGCTGGAGATCCCTCTCTCCAAAGGCCGCCTCCTGCCATCGGTCCAAAGAGAGCTCAACATGTTTCTTCGGGATTTTCGGACAGGTGATATCCACCCCATTGACCCCGGTCTTATGAATATCCTGTCCAGCATTCAGCGGGTTGCTCGCAGCCGGGGCACTATTGAGGTGATCTCCGGATACCGGTCAAAAAAGACCAATCAGGACCTGGGTAGAAAAAATCACGGCGTGGCCAAAAAGAGCCTCCATATGAAAGGACAGGCCATAGATATCCGCATTACGGATGTGCCAACCAGAAAAATTCGGGACATAGCCACAGCCATAGGCTTTGGAGGGGTGGGGTATTACCC